One stretch of Chryseobacterium indologenes DNA includes these proteins:
- a CDS encoding thioredoxin family protein codes for MNTPSNMLALGTKAPFFELPNPSKTNELQSLEELKGEKGTLVIFMCNHCPFVLHVIDKINELYEDYNEKGIEFIAINANDIEKYPDDSPEKMIEFQIERRFDFPYLFDESQAIAKAYDAACTPDFYFFDDKLDLVYRGQMDDSRPGNNKDVTGEDLIIAFENLLAGEPQEEIQRPSMGCNIKWK; via the coding sequence ATGAATACTCCCTCCAATATGTTGGCATTAGGTACAAAAGCTCCGTTTTTTGAGCTTCCAAACCCGTCAAAAACAAATGAACTTCAGTCTTTGGAAGAACTGAAAGGAGAAAAAGGAACACTGGTTATCTTCATGTGCAACCATTGTCCATTTGTTCTTCATGTAATTGATAAGATCAATGAATTATATGAAGACTATAATGAAAAAGGAATTGAATTTATTGCGATCAACGCTAATGATATTGAAAAATACCCGGATGATTCTCCTGAAAAAATGATCGAATTCCAAATCGAAAGAAGATTTGATTTTCCTTATTTATTCGACGAGAGCCAGGCTATCGCAAAAGCTTATGATGCTGCTTGTACCCCTGATTTCTATTTCTTCGATGATAAATTAGATCTTGTATACAGAGGGCAGATGGATGATTCAAGACCTGGAAACAATAAAGATGTAACTGGTGAAGATTTAATTATTGCTTTTGAAAATCTCTTGGCTGGAGAACCACAGGAAGAAATTCAGAGACCAAGTATGGGATGTAATATTAAATGGAAGTAA
- a CDS encoding MBL fold metallo-hydrolase — protein sequence MLQIQGFVCNFASENTYILYNENKNAWLIDPGNMNEQETRAIDNFIKEKELNIQKILLTHAHIDHVLGLQWAFDTFKVPVNMHQKDQEVLDMLQASGMRFGFPVDPVKVDIEYVNEGEELELDGEKFKIYHVPGHSPGSVVYHNENQKFMISGDVLFEGSIGRTDLYKGNYEQLIDGIKTKLFVLDPETQVFSGHGNPTSIGFEKQYNPFFK from the coding sequence ATGCTTCAGATTCAAGGCTTCGTATGCAACTTTGCAAGTGAGAACACCTACATTCTTTATAATGAAAACAAAAACGCCTGGTTAATTGATCCGGGAAATATGAATGAACAGGAAACCAGAGCCATTGATAACTTTATTAAAGAAAAAGAACTGAACATTCAGAAAATTCTTTTAACCCATGCTCATATTGACCATGTTTTAGGTCTTCAGTGGGCTTTTGACACCTTCAAAGTTCCGGTAAATATGCATCAGAAAGATCAGGAAGTTCTTGATATGCTTCAGGCTAGTGGAATGAGATTCGGATTCCCTGTTGATCCTGTAAAAGTAGATATTGAATATGTAAACGAAGGTGAAGAACTTGAACTGGACGGAGAAAAGTTTAAAATCTATCATGTTCCGGGACATTCTCCGGGAAGTGTTGTTTATCATAATGAAAACCAAAAATTCATGATCTCCGGTGATGTTTTATTTGAAGGCAGCATCGGAAGAACAGATCTATACAAAGGAAATTACGAACAGTTAATTGACGGTATCAAAACAAAACTTTTCGTTCTAGATCCTGAAACACAGGTTTTCTCTGGTCATGGAAATCCTACCTCTATTGGATTTGAGAAACAGTACAACCCTTTTTTTAAATAA
- a CDS encoding M4 family metallopeptidase — MKTKFILAVSVAACSFVFGQNTPSKVIPGKSGLHAEFLRFDKNGPAFKGSPVLLDERSERLSQGQARKLGIETDKLGFETHRFQQTVNDIPVEYGMMAVQTKDGKIVGQSGKWVLKVPSGVEKKSNVSEQIALQNALNFVGAEQYKWQNKEEEDFIKRETNDDNASFAPKGELVYYSDPTDETLKDLKLAYKFDIYAEKPLSRQYVFVDAKNGNVLGMDAIIHDVNTPGTATTGYSGNRNIMADSYNGSYRLRETGRNGGTSVETYNLKKGTSYSAAVDFTDTDNVWNNVNTNKDQYATDAHWGAEMTVDYLFTKFGRKSIDNNHFAIKSYVHYSTNYFNAFWDGSRMTYGDGSSSTNGGKPLTAIDVCGHEITHGMTSKTANLVYQREPGALNEGFSDIFGNSIERWARPSQASWTLGEDFSYVIRDMANPNAYGQPDTYLGTYWKAATTSGCASPSQANDYCGVHTNSGVLNFWYYLLVTGGSGTNDNGFAYNVSGIGLDKAAAVAYRTLTTYLTSTSTYANTRTYSLQAATDLYGAGSNEVTQVTNAWNAVGVGGGTSPAGLIAATANDSQYTISPNPATDRFTVVFNGKEGKGIVELVNLTGRKELSEKVNLTDGANKLEIQLPSNMLPGVYIVTVNGQKAGNLIKK; from the coding sequence ATGAAAACAAAATTTATTCTGGCAGTAAGCGTTGCAGCCTGCTCGTTCGTTTTTGGACAAAACACACCATCAAAAGTAATTCCTGGTAAAAGTGGATTACACGCAGAGTTTTTAAGATTTGATAAAAATGGTCCCGCTTTTAAAGGAAGTCCGGTTTTACTTGATGAAAGATCTGAGAGGCTTTCACAGGGGCAAGCCCGTAAATTAGGAATTGAAACGGATAAATTAGGTTTTGAAACTCACAGATTTCAACAAACAGTAAATGATATTCCTGTTGAATATGGAATGATGGCTGTACAGACTAAAGATGGTAAAATTGTAGGGCAGTCTGGAAAATGGGTGCTTAAAGTTCCGTCAGGAGTGGAGAAGAAATCCAATGTTTCTGAACAAATTGCCTTGCAAAATGCTTTAAATTTTGTAGGTGCAGAACAGTATAAATGGCAGAATAAGGAAGAGGAAGATTTTATTAAAAGAGAAACTAATGATGATAACGCAAGTTTTGCTCCGAAGGGTGAACTTGTATATTATTCAGATCCAACTGATGAAACACTTAAGGACCTGAAATTAGCTTATAAATTTGATATTTATGCTGAAAAACCTCTAAGCAGACAATATGTATTTGTAGACGCCAAAAATGGGAACGTTCTTGGAATGGATGCTATCATTCACGATGTAAATACTCCCGGAACAGCCACTACAGGTTATAGTGGAAACAGAAATATAATGGCAGATTCTTATAACGGAAGCTACAGGCTGAGGGAGACAGGAAGAAATGGAGGAACCTCTGTAGAAACCTATAATTTGAAAAAAGGAACCAGTTATTCTGCAGCCGTAGACTTTACAGATACGGATAATGTATGGAATAATGTAAATACCAATAAGGATCAGTATGCCACCGATGCACATTGGGGAGCAGAAATGACGGTAGATTATCTGTTTACAAAATTCGGAAGAAAGAGTATTGATAACAATCATTTTGCGATAAAATCGTATGTTCATTATTCTACCAATTATTTCAATGCATTTTGGGATGGTTCAAGAATGACCTATGGTGACGGAAGTTCTAGTACAAACGGTGGAAAACCTTTAACGGCTATTGATGTTTGTGGGCACGAAATTACACATGGAATGACCTCTAAAACAGCTAATCTTGTTTATCAGAGAGAACCGGGAGCCTTGAATGAAGGGTTCTCTGATATCTTTGGAAATTCAATTGAACGTTGGGCAAGACCTTCTCAGGCTAGCTGGACATTAGGAGAAGATTTCAGTTACGTTATCAGAGATATGGCAAACCCTAATGCTTACGGACAACCGGATACCTATTTGGGAACATATTGGAAAGCTGCTACTACTTCAGGCTGTGCAAGTCCTAGCCAGGCTAATGACTATTGTGGTGTTCATACCAATTCTGGAGTTTTAAATTTCTGGTATTACTTACTGGTAACAGGAGGGTCAGGAACTAATGATAATGGTTTTGCTTATAATGTTTCAGGGATAGGATTAGATAAGGCCGCAGCTGTTGCTTACAGAACACTGACTACGTATCTTACTTCTACTTCCACTTATGCGAATACAAGAACCTATTCTTTACAGGCTGCAACAGATTTATATGGTGCAGGAAGTAATGAAGTAACACAGGTTACCAATGCCTGGAATGCAGTAGGAGTTGGTGGAGGTACGTCTCCGGCAGGACTTATTGCAGCCACTGCCAATGATTCTCAATATACCATCAGTCCAAATCCGGCAACAGACAGATTCACTGTAGTATTTAACGGAAAAGAAGGTAAGGGAATCGTAGAGCTGGTAAATTTAACAGGAAGAAAAGAACTTTCCGAGAAAGTTAATCTTACTGACGGGGCAAATAAACTGGAAATACAGCTTCCATCCAATATGCTTCCTGGTGTTTATATTGTAACTGTAAACGGACAAAAAGCCGGAAACCTGATCAAAAAATAA
- a CDS encoding trehalase family glycosidase — protein sequence MSNQLYIKEIQVLFDAVQKSKIFKDQKMMTDSVPLFPIAEINAQYEQEKDSAGFDLKSFVMTHFDFLGATVSVRREDHLPIGQHIEKLWDELTRTAYEEKGTLLKLPKPYIVPGGRFNEFFYWDSYFIMLGLQVSGRVEMMENIVENCSYLIQHVGFVPNASRTHFLSRSQPPYFSLMLELLAETKNDEGIYSKYHDTLEKEYAFWMNGEGETKSGAGIKRVVKTQDGDILNRYYDAENEPRPESYLIDIEDQENASGEEFYRNIRSACESGWDFSSRWFADGQHIETIETLNLAQVDLNCLLWHLEKTLAKSSVLQNLKDKENYFTERAAKRRRMINKYFWDEKTKIYRDYHIKKNTKTLSEHIAALYPLFLGIADQEQAQAVAETISEKLLYPGGLVTTTKKSGQQWDLPNAWAPYQWLGYKAMKNYGFDETAELIKNNWCSNVERVYKNTGKLMEKYNALDTEAIAGGGEYPNQDGFGWTNGVYLKLQQN from the coding sequence ATGAGTAATCAGCTTTATATCAAAGAAATTCAGGTGCTTTTTGATGCAGTACAAAAGTCGAAGATCTTTAAAGATCAGAAAATGATGACCGATTCAGTTCCTTTATTTCCGATTGCGGAAATCAATGCCCAATATGAGCAGGAAAAAGATTCTGCAGGTTTTGACCTGAAAAGTTTTGTGATGACTCATTTTGATTTTCTGGGGGCTACAGTTTCTGTCCGGAGAGAAGATCATCTTCCCATCGGGCAGCATATAGAAAAACTTTGGGATGAATTGACCCGGACAGCTTATGAAGAAAAAGGAACCCTTTTAAAATTACCAAAGCCTTATATCGTTCCTGGCGGACGTTTCAATGAGTTCTTTTATTGGGATAGCTATTTCATCATGCTTGGGCTACAGGTTTCTGGCAGAGTGGAAATGATGGAGAACATTGTGGAAAACTGTTCTTACCTGATTCAACACGTTGGATTTGTTCCCAATGCGAGCAGAACTCATTTTTTAAGCCGTTCACAACCTCCTTATTTTTCATTGATGCTTGAACTTCTTGCAGAAACAAAGAATGATGAGGGCATTTACTCAAAATATCACGATACTTTAGAAAAAGAATATGCTTTTTGGATGAATGGAGAAGGGGAAACAAAAAGTGGGGCAGGAATCAAAAGAGTAGTGAAAACTCAGGATGGAGATATTCTGAACAGATATTATGATGCCGAAAATGAACCTCGTCCCGAAAGTTATCTGATTGATATTGAAGATCAGGAAAATGCTTCAGGAGAAGAATTTTACAGAAATATAAGAAGCGCTTGTGAATCCGGTTGGGATTTTTCCAGCAGATGGTTCGCAGACGGGCAGCATATAGAAACCATAGAAACGCTGAACCTTGCTCAGGTAGATTTAAACTGTCTTTTATGGCATTTAGAAAAAACATTGGCAAAATCATCAGTGCTTCAGAATCTTAAAGACAAAGAAAATTATTTTACCGAAAGAGCAGCAAAGCGAAGACGTATGATTAATAAATACTTCTGGGATGAAAAGACGAAGATTTACAGAGATTATCATATCAAAAAAAACACAAAAACACTGTCTGAACATATTGCTGCTCTTTACCCTTTATTCTTAGGAATTGCTGATCAGGAACAGGCCCAGGCAGTAGCTGAAACCATTTCTGAAAAGCTTTTATATCCGGGAGGATTGGTTACTACTACCAAAAAATCCGGACAACAGTGGGATTTACCCAACGCATGGGCACCTTATCAATGGCTTGGCTATAAAGCCATGAAAAACTACGGTTTTGATGAAACGGCAGAACTTATTAAAAATAACTGGTGTTCGAATGTGGAAAGAGTGTATAAGAATACCGGAAAACTGATGGAAAAATATAATGCATTAGATACGGAAGCAATTGCAGGAGGCGGGGAATATCCCAATCAGGACGGATTCGGTTGGACGAACGGAGTGTATTTAAAGCTACAACAAAACTGA
- a CDS encoding DUF5103 domain-containing protein, with product MKTLRILLLSLGGLVYGQNIQSIQLFNPQTNDETPVIKFGEQLVLSFDDLTNGSEIYRYTIKHYDRNWNDDNLFFTEFATGTMNALLDKFQYSFNTLQAYTHYKLTFPNDKIQPKISGNYELIVYKDSADKPLFKRRFYLVEDMATLGVKVSRIADAKNPNINQRVEIQALPKAGDLSSNVNSMSLNVMQNNNPNMTISNLKPSSVLGNQLLFQQMNLAFPGDNEFYYFDNKNMTTPADMVRAVEVKDDANHTYLHPVWAFPLNYQYQPDVNGAWYYRRNDLGRERDSEREADYSWVYFSLESDPVDKDIYILGGFNNFKPSKENQMQYDAATKQYVAKLFLKQGFYNYILATKQGDGPLDFGEVNGNFWQTENLYQAFLYFAPFGRNYDGLMGYGEFRTPVRK from the coding sequence ATGAAAACTTTGCGAATACTCTTACTTTCCCTGGGTGGGCTGGTGTATGGACAGAATATCCAAAGCATCCAGCTATTCAACCCACAGACGAACGATGAAACGCCGGTCATTAAATTCGGTGAACAATTGGTGTTGAGTTTTGATGATCTTACAAATGGCAGCGAGATCTATCGGTATACCATCAAGCATTATGACAGAAACTGGAATGATGATAATTTGTTCTTTACGGAATTTGCCACCGGTACGATGAATGCACTTTTGGATAAGTTTCAATATTCATTCAATACATTACAGGCATATACTCATTATAAACTGACTTTCCCTAATGATAAAATTCAGCCGAAAATATCAGGAAACTATGAACTTATCGTTTATAAAGATTCTGCTGATAAACCTCTTTTTAAAAGAAGGTTTTATCTGGTGGAAGATATGGCTACTTTAGGGGTAAAAGTTTCAAGGATAGCAGATGCCAAGAACCCTAATATCAATCAGAGAGTAGAAATACAGGCTTTACCGAAAGCGGGTGATCTTTCTTCCAATGTGAACTCTATGAGTCTGAATGTGATGCAGAATAACAATCCCAATATGACCATTTCGAATCTGAAACCAAGTTCTGTTTTGGGTAACCAATTGCTTTTTCAGCAAATGAATCTTGCTTTCCCCGGAGATAATGAATTTTATTATTTCGATAATAAAAATATGACCACTCCTGCAGATATGGTTCGTGCAGTAGAAGTAAAGGATGATGCTAATCATACCTATTTACATCCGGTGTGGGCATTTCCTTTAAATTACCAGTATCAGCCCGATGTAAACGGAGCCTGGTACTACAGAAGAAACGATCTGGGAAGAGAAAGAGATTCGGAAAGAGAAGCGGATTATTCATGGGTATATTTTTCCCTTGAATCTGATCCGGTGGATAAGGATATTTATATTCTGGGTGGATTCAATAACTTTAAACCCAGCAAAGAAAATCAGATGCAATATGATGCTGCAACCAAACAGTATGTTGCTAAATTATTTCTGAAACAAGGGTTTTATAACTATATTCTTGCCACAAAACAGGGAGATGGACCCTTAGATTTTGGTGAAGTGAATGGTAATTTCTGGCAGACAGAAAACCTGTATCAGGCTTTTCTTTACTTTGCCCCCTTTGGGCGTAACTATGATGGATTAATGGGGTATGGAGAATTCAGGACTCCTGTCAGAAAATAA
- a CDS encoding DUF3892 domain-containing protein, with amino-acid sequence MSIRITCINKDNGYHENPNLAITYLGWVNETTKESGKNTRLEIYSWIKEKNIYAYVKDTNGNEAKVITAETSSGTKYLRTEADNTTKNNLLSLPECK; translated from the coding sequence ATGTCAATTAGAATTACATGTATTAACAAAGACAACGGCTATCACGAGAACCCTAACTTAGCAATTACTTATTTGGGATGGGTAAATGAAACAACTAAAGAATCTGGAAAAAATACTAGGTTGGAAATATATTCTTGGATAAAGGAAAAAAATATATATGCTTATGTTAAAGATACTAATGGAAATGAAGCAAAAGTTATTACCGCAGAAACAAGTTCTGGAACTAAATATTTAAGGACAGAGGCAGATAACACGACAAAAAATAATTTATTATCACTTCCAGAATGTAAATAA
- a CDS encoding AraC family transcriptional regulator gives MKVTFERVIPNEKSSFRTIHNNSPISEFKWEYHYHPEIELVCVISGSGTRHVGYHKSNYTHGDLVLIGSNIPHSGFGLNSIDPHEEIVLQFKEEILQFPQQEVEARSIKNILELSKYGIHFHHKVKKNLLPKLKLLLESEGYKRYLLLLEILFELSKCKDYDLLNKEIMPYTIISKNKTRLENIFTYVEHHYDQEINIEEVAKLANLTLPAFCNFFKKATQITFTEFVNRYRINKACLLMTQDKSISECSYSCGFNNVTYFNRMFKKYTGKTPSEFIKDYAHNKVSV, from the coding sequence ATGAAAGTTACTTTTGAAAGAGTAATTCCCAATGAGAAAAGCTCGTTCCGCACGATTCATAACAACTCCCCTATTTCAGAATTCAAATGGGAGTACCATTATCATCCCGAAATTGAGCTGGTATGTGTTATTTCCGGCAGCGGAACCCGTCACGTTGGGTATCACAAAAGCAATTATACTCATGGTGATCTGGTACTGATTGGGTCTAATATTCCCCATTCAGGGTTTGGACTGAATTCTATTGATCCGCATGAAGAAATTGTCCTTCAGTTCAAGGAAGAAATTCTGCAGTTTCCTCAGCAGGAAGTAGAAGCCAGATCTATCAAAAATATATTGGAACTTTCAAAATACGGGATTCATTTTCACCATAAAGTAAAAAAGAATCTGCTTCCTAAATTAAAATTACTGTTGGAATCAGAAGGCTATAAAAGATACTTACTCCTGTTGGAAATTCTTTTTGAACTTTCAAAATGTAAAGATTATGATCTTTTAAATAAAGAAATCATGCCCTACACCATTATCTCAAAAAATAAAACCCGTCTTGAAAATATTTTCACTTATGTGGAACACCATTATGACCAGGAAATTAATATTGAAGAGGTTGCAAAATTGGCCAATCTGACCTTACCTGCTTTCTGTAATTTCTTTAAAAAAGCAACCCAGATTACTTTTACAGAATTTGTGAATCGTTATCGTATCAATAAGGCCTGCCTGTTGATGACTCAGGATAAATCGATTTCAGAATGTAGCTATAGCTGTGGTTTTAATAATGTGACGTATTTCAACAGGATGTTTAAAAAGTATACAGGGAAAACACCTTCTGAATTTATTAAAGATTATGCTCATAATAAGGTGAGTGTGTAA
- a CDS encoding TonB-dependent receptor, translating into MKKKSIFLIAATAVLYFNKAYAQETPQDSVKVSSIDQVVITGNSNPKKKIESSTAISTFSAKEIQKQNPISAAALLQRVPGFAVETSGGEVGNNLFARGIPSAGAYEFVQVQEDGLPVFEDGALQFANADNFFRVDNSVSRLEALRGGSGSIYANNSPGGLINFITKEGTNDFKGTAKLETSTYGLIRTDLNVGGALVKDKLFFNIGGFYRSDDGIRKTGFKANNGGQIRMNLKYVFDKGYVKVYYKKLDDRNTFFLPIPLTQDGNQLKGFSGFDPNYGTYSYRGISQLNIPQAGGGFFSRNLEDGIHPKVDVLGAEFKYDLGGNFSVLNKTRYTNIDMNYTGIFPAGAPQTAADFAKGMGMTNYQYSLVSNGAVVDPQFVQKLGFWAIDKQMNNFVNDLQFNYKFDKGNVTAGFYKSNWKSHQYWNWSNILTTATDRPQLLNLVDPSLSPSSVGYSKTYNGVTDMSTLVRDSQIQGSLNDLYLNVDYNVTDALSFNGGIRYSRDFYRGYKVNTTTANLNNSGLTVDGTHGFDTTTADDNMNVLGNQFTYWYYDINKVSYTLASNYKINRENAVYARFSHGFRSPNEEAYYNNIGDLSAVKPVLTNQLEVGYKYYSRSFDIAVIPFYSALKNLSFTDVYSDGTSENKFANTTNFGVEIEGYARLFNNIFEVTFNGTIQNPKYKDFTGRNADGTTFDYSGNVVRRIPKFYFNISPAVNITKEWRAYVSMNYYGKRFQNEGNTDDNILPSFTEFGAGMSYQLGKIRFAVDGTNIFNTIGITEGDPRSQTVTGSSIRMARPIMGAAARASITLDF; encoded by the coding sequence ATGAAAAAAAAATCAATCTTTTTAATCGCCGCAACTGCTGTATTGTATTTCAATAAAGCGTATGCACAGGAAACTCCACAGGATTCTGTGAAGGTTTCTTCTATCGATCAGGTTGTCATTACAGGGAATTCCAATCCCAAGAAAAAAATAGAATCCAGTACCGCTATTTCCACATTCAGTGCCAAGGAAATTCAAAAGCAAAACCCGATCAGTGCTGCAGCTTTGCTACAGAGGGTTCCGGGATTTGCTGTGGAAACTTCAGGTGGGGAAGTTGGGAATAATCTTTTTGCAAGAGGTATTCCTTCTGCAGGAGCGTATGAATTTGTGCAGGTTCAGGAAGACGGCCTTCCGGTTTTTGAAGATGGAGCGCTTCAGTTTGCCAATGCTGATAACTTTTTTCGTGTAGATAATTCTGTAAGCAGATTAGAGGCATTAAGAGGAGGTTCTGGTTCTATTTATGCCAATAATTCTCCAGGAGGATTGATTAACTTTATTACGAAAGAAGGAACCAATGACTTTAAAGGAACTGCCAAGCTGGAAACCAGTACGTATGGATTAATACGTACAGATTTAAATGTAGGTGGCGCTCTGGTGAAAGATAAGTTATTCTTCAATATTGGAGGTTTCTACAGATCAGATGACGGAATCCGTAAAACAGGATTCAAAGCCAATAACGGCGGACAGATCAGAATGAATCTGAAATATGTTTTTGATAAAGGCTACGTTAAAGTTTACTACAAAAAACTGGATGACAGAAATACGTTCTTTCTTCCTATTCCTTTAACGCAGGATGGAAATCAGTTAAAAGGATTCTCAGGGTTTGATCCTAATTATGGTACATACAGTTACAGAGGGATTAGCCAGTTAAATATTCCGCAGGCCGGTGGCGGCTTCTTCAGTAGAAATCTGGAAGATGGAATTCATCCGAAAGTAGACGTATTGGGAGCTGAGTTTAAATATGACCTGGGAGGGAACTTCAGTGTTTTAAATAAAACCCGATATACCAATATCGATATGAATTATACGGGGATTTTCCCAGCCGGAGCACCCCAAACGGCTGCTGATTTCGCTAAAGGTATGGGAATGACCAACTATCAGTATTCATTGGTAAGCAATGGAGCAGTGGTTGATCCTCAATTTGTACAAAAGCTTGGTTTCTGGGCTATTGATAAGCAGATGAATAATTTTGTAAATGATTTACAATTCAATTATAAATTTGATAAAGGAAATGTAACGGCCGGATTTTATAAATCAAACTGGAAATCTCATCAGTACTGGAACTGGAGTAATATTTTAACAACGGCTACCGACAGGCCCCAGCTTTTAAATCTGGTAGATCCGTCTCTTAGCCCCAGCAGTGTAGGATATTCCAAAACATATAACGGAGTTACTGATATGTCTACTTTAGTTAGGGATTCACAGATTCAAGGTAGCTTGAATGATCTTTATTTAAATGTGGATTATAATGTGACGGATGCTTTAAGTTTTAATGGAGGAATCCGTTATAGCCGTGATTTTTACAGAGGATATAAAGTAAATACTACTACAGCCAATCTTAATAATTCAGGATTAACCGTTGATGGAACGCATGGCTTTGACACTACTACTGCGGATGACAATATGAATGTTCTGGGAAATCAGTTTACCTATTGGTATTATGATATCAATAAAGTCTCTTATACATTGGCTTCCAATTATAAGATCAATCGTGAAAATGCAGTATATGCCCGCTTTTCTCATGGTTTCAGATCTCCGAATGAAGAAGCTTATTACAATAATATCGGAGATTTGAGCGCAGTAAAGCCTGTATTGACCAATCAGTTGGAAGTGGGATATAAGTATTACTCACGTAGCTTCGATATTGCAGTGATTCCTTTCTATTCTGCCCTTAAAAATCTTTCGTTTACGGATGTATATTCTGACGGAACTTCAGAAAATAAATTTGCCAATACTACTAATTTTGGGGTTGAGATTGAAGGATATGCCAGATTATTCAATAATATCTTTGAAGTTACTTTCAATGGAACCATTCAGAATCCAAAATACAAAGATTTTACAGGAAGAAATGCTGATGGTACCACCTTCGATTATAGTGGAAATGTGGTAAGAAGAATTCCTAAATTTTATTTCAATATCTCTCCTGCAGTGAATATCACAAAAGAATGGAGAGCCTATGTAAGTATGAATTATTACGGAAAACGTTTCCAGAATGAAGGAAATACGGATGATAATATTCTACCATCTTTCACAGAATTTGGAGCAGGAATGTCTTATCAGTTAGGAAAAATCCGCTTTGCTGTAGACGGAACCAATATCTTCAATACCATCGGAATTACGGAAGGTGATCCAAGATCTCAGACTGTAACAGGTTCTAGTATCAGAATGGCAAGACCTATTATGGGAGCTGCTGCCAGAGCTTCTATCACTTTAGATTTCTAA
- a CDS encoding MFS transporter, whose amino-acid sequence MKNFNIKAVLFLNYFVFAILLNSVGTVILQVQQNFGISKSSASVLEGFKDLPIAICSFILASFLPKIGIKNSMLIALFLVSGMCFIMPFTNDFWVFKLLFAIVGISFALIKISVFTSIGLVTETDKEHSSFMGFLEGFFMIGVLAGNLLFSLYIDDHNPKSTHWLNVYWVLGALSSLSFLFLFFSKLNEKEAKNEKTDWLGDLRNSASLFSYKKVLCFLLCAFLFVLVEQSFQTWTPTFYKEILKVPTSMSIQAGAVLAGAFALGRFLSGFFSRKISWIYVVSFCVIGFAISLLLVLPLTHNIHIDAGTDWLNAPLVVYLFPLMGGLLAPIYPSINSVILASIPKYLHSAMSGLIVVFSAIGGTIGSIITGFVFQEFSGQQAFYLSLIPLSLLIASAILMNKLKINPKK is encoded by the coding sequence ATGAAAAACTTCAACATCAAGGCGGTTTTATTTTTGAACTATTTTGTTTTCGCAATTCTTCTGAATTCTGTGGGAACAGTGATTTTGCAGGTACAGCAGAATTTTGGAATTTCAAAATCATCTGCCAGTGTGCTGGAAGGTTTTAAAGATCTTCCGATTGCAATCTGTTCATTCATTCTCGCTTCGTTTCTTCCTAAAATTGGGATTAAGAATTCTATGCTGATCGCTTTATTTCTGGTGAGTGGAATGTGTTTCATAATGCCTTTTACTAATGATTTTTGGGTCTTTAAATTATTGTTTGCCATTGTAGGAATTTCTTTTGCATTAATTAAAATTTCTGTTTTTACTTCCATTGGTTTAGTGACAGAAACAGATAAAGAGCACTCAAGCTTCATGGGATTCCTGGAAGGATTTTTTATGATCGGTGTACTGGCAGGAAATCTTTTGTTCAGTTTATATATTGACGATCACAACCCGAAATCTACCCATTGGCTGAATGTATATTGGGTTTTGGGAGCTCTTTCCTCATTGTCTTTCCTGTTTCTATTCTTTTCTAAACTGAATGAAAAAGAAGCAAAAAATGAGAAGACCGATTGGCTGGGAGATCTGAGAAACAGTGCAAGCTTATTCAGTTATAAAAAAGTTTTATGCTTTTTATTGTGTGCATTCCTTTTTGTATTGGTAGAGCAGAGTTTTCAGACATGGACTCCTACATTTTATAAAGAAATTTTGAAAGTTCCCACTTCCATGAGTATTCAGGCAGGAGCAGTTTTGGCAGGAGCTTTTGCGTTGGGGAGATTTTTATCCGGTTTCTTTTCCAGAAAGATTAGCTGGATTTATGTAGTATCATTCTGCGTTATTGGTTTTGCTATAAGTTTACTTTTGGTACTTCCGTTAACTCATAATATCCATATTGATGCTGGTACAGATTGGCTGAATGCCCCACTTGTAGTGTATTTATTTCCCTTAATGGGCGGATTGTTAGCTCCAATTTATCCAAGTATCAATTCGGTAATCCTGGCTTCCATTCCTAAATATTTACACAGTGCAATGTCTGGATTGATCGTGGTTTTTTCAGCTATTGGAGGAACAATAGGTTCAATTATTACTGGTTTTGTGTTTCAGGAATTTAGCGGACAACAAGCATTTTACTTGTCTCTGATTCCGCTTTCACTGTTAATTGCTTCAGCAATTTTAATGAATAAATTAAAAATTAACCCTAAAAAATAA